Proteins encoded within one genomic window of Halorussus salilacus:
- a CDS encoding HPP family protein produces MVRRRLGTSLYASVLFTVLGLVAWLTGQPFIFPSLGPSAFILAFDRRGERITTYRIVGSHFIGAVAGLLAYALVADGVSLTSTPAGLSPDGLRLAASGVVSIAVTSWGMIATDTNHAPACATTLIVSLGLLSTPRQAATIVVSVVILVEAHWAFLFAFERLKSRLETEPGTAA; encoded by the coding sequence ATGGTCAGACGGCGGCTCGGGACGAGCCTCTACGCGAGCGTCCTGTTCACGGTGCTCGGCCTGGTCGCGTGGCTCACCGGCCAGCCGTTCATCTTCCCGAGTCTCGGTCCCTCGGCGTTCATCCTCGCGTTCGACCGGCGCGGCGAGCGGATCACGACCTACCGGATCGTCGGCAGTCACTTCATCGGGGCGGTGGCCGGACTGCTCGCGTACGCGCTCGTCGCCGACGGCGTCTCGCTCACCAGCACGCCCGCCGGGCTGTCGCCCGACGGGCTTCGGCTCGCCGCGAGCGGCGTCGTCTCCATCGCGGTCACCAGTTGGGGGATGATCGCGACCGACACGAACCACGCTCCGGCCTGCGCGACCACGCTCATCGTCTCGCTCGGACTGCTCTCGACCCCGCGACAGGCCGCGACCATCGTGGTGAGCGTCGTGATTCTGGTCGAGGCCCACTGGGCATTCCTGTTCGCCTTCGAGCGACTGAAGTCCCGGTTGGAGACCGAGCCGGGGACCGCGGCGTAG
- a CDS encoding DNA-directed RNA polymerase subunit H encodes MVDVSQHKLVPDHSVVDDEELDGVMEEYDIKPTDLPKIKRTDPALPDDAEVGDVIKIVRDSRTTDTATVYRLVVE; translated from the coding sequence ATGGTAGACGTAAGCCAACACAAACTGGTGCCGGACCACAGCGTCGTCGACGACGAGGAGTTAGACGGCGTGATGGAGGAGTACGACATCAAACCAACCGACCTGCCGAAGATCAAACGGACCGACCCGGCGTTGCCCGACGACGCCGAGGTCGGCGACGTGATCAAGATCGTGCGCGACTCCCGAACGACAGACACCGCGACCGTGTACCGACTCGTGGTAGAATAA
- a CDS encoding fluoride efflux transporter FluC: MNLLLVGAGGVLGALARYAVGAWLPGRTRDTLAVNVLGSFALGALTAVAAEGAALSTVFGIGFCGAFTTFSSFAVETVTLYDDGERRAAVRNAAANLVGALAAVGVGGWLATALA; this comes from the coding sequence ATGAACCTCCTGCTGGTCGGCGCGGGGGGCGTCCTCGGCGCGCTCGCCCGGTACGCGGTCGGAGCGTGGCTTCCCGGCCGGACGCGGGACACGCTCGCGGTGAACGTCCTCGGGAGCTTCGCGCTCGGCGCGCTGACCGCGGTCGCGGCCGAGGGTGCGGCCCTCTCGACCGTCTTCGGAATCGGATTCTGCGGCGCGTTCACGACGTTTTCGAGCTTCGCGGTCGAGACCGTGACGCTCTACGACGACGGCGAGCGCCGGGCCGCGGTCCGGAACGCGGCCGCGAATCTGGTCGGGGCGCTGGCCGCGGTCGGCGTCGGCGGGTGGCTGGCGACCGCGCTCGCGTGA
- a CDS encoding fluoride efflux transporter FluC, which yields MSGSDATESLAERLRPLALVAVGGFAGAALRYAVSVALPGGFPWGTLAVNVAGSFALGVLFYEARLVGRLGPRMRLLLGTGFLSSFTTYSAFAVETAALSPGLAVANVGANYALGFAAVLAGRAVVRTASEEVAG from the coding sequence ATGTCCGGGTCGGACGCCACCGAATCGCTCGCCGAGCGACTCCGACCGCTGGCGCTGGTCGCGGTCGGCGGCTTCGCCGGGGCCGCCCTCCGGTACGCCGTCTCGGTCGCGCTCCCCGGCGGCTTCCCGTGGGGGACGCTGGCGGTCAACGTCGCCGGGAGCTTCGCGCTCGGCGTCCTGTTCTACGAGGCCCGACTGGTCGGGCGGCTCGGCCCCCGGATGCGCCTGTTGCTCGGGACGGGCTTCCTCTCGTCGTTCACGACCTACAGCGCCTTCGCGGTCGAGACCGCCGCGCTGTCGCCCGGACTGGCGGTGGCGAACGTCGGCGCGAACTACGCGCTCGGGTTCGCGGCGGTACTGGCCGGTAGGGCCGTCGTCCGGACCGCGAGCGAGGAGGTGGCCGGATGA
- a CDS encoding group I intron-associated PD-(D/E)XK endonuclease gives MGGTASFNSKDKGDETEATVIQRLISNGYSVSIPFGDNDKYDLIVDDGNRLYRVQCKTAWANKEETMRFNTHSQTTKDGEYHEKTYHGEIDAFLVRYPEDGTIYWVDVEDATEQKMELRFDAEIAHPSINWAEEYKFDGTIP, from the coding sequence ATGGGAGGAACCGCGTCGTTCAATTCGAAGGACAAGGGTGATGAAACGGAAGCGACAGTCATTCAGAGGCTGATATCGAACGGCTATAGCGTCTCGATTCCGTTCGGAGATAACGACAAATACGACCTAATCGTGGACGACGGAAACCGACTCTATCGCGTTCAGTGCAAGACAGCGTGGGCCAACAAGGAAGAAACGATGCGGTTCAATACTCACTCCCAGACGACCAAAGACGGGGAGTATCACGAGAAGACGTATCACGGCGAGATAGACGCCTTCCTCGTACGCTACCCCGAAGACGGAACTATCTACTGGGTCGATGTAGAAGACGCCACCGAGCAGAAGATGGAGCTTCGATTCGATGCCGAGATAGCGCATCCGTCTATCAATTGGGCCGAGGAGTACAAGTTCGACGGGACGATTCCGTAA
- a CDS encoding ATP-binding protein: MTRILGRRAADDPDAPTGHLGAYRARDGSPGARVRIDLDRPHAGLVVGKRGYGKSYTLGVLAEELARVEGAVPVVADPMGVFESLAEVGATVVSRPRVSAAALGPRAWCDLLGLAPESPVGALVWQAADARDSLAAMREFVAAADTRAERATRRAAENHLALADSWGGFEPDGLTADDLLGESAVVVDLSGLDAAPANAVLRGLAGGLYDRCVRGSPDRLPWLLVDEVHAFFDGVAAPALRTALTRGRQPGVSFVGATQRPSALPGVAVSQADLLLAHRLTSRADLGALADARPTYVASSLDERLPDAPGEVLLVDDATESVHAVRIRERETPHGGGSSRASEIG, translated from the coding sequence GTGACCCGAATCCTCGGCCGCCGCGCCGCAGACGACCCGGACGCCCCGACCGGCCACCTCGGAGCCTACCGCGCCCGGGACGGCAGTCCCGGGGCGCGGGTCCGAATCGACCTCGACCGGCCGCACGCCGGACTCGTCGTCGGCAAGCGCGGTTACGGCAAGTCCTACACCCTCGGCGTCCTCGCCGAGGAGCTCGCCCGAGTCGAGGGGGCCGTCCCGGTCGTCGCCGACCCGATGGGGGTCTTCGAATCGCTCGCCGAGGTGGGCGCGACGGTGGTCTCGCGCCCGCGGGTGTCGGCCGCCGCGCTCGGCCCGCGGGCGTGGTGCGACCTGCTCGGTCTCGCGCCCGAGTCACCGGTCGGCGCGCTGGTCTGGCAGGCCGCCGACGCCCGCGATTCGCTGGCCGCCATGCGGGAGTTCGTCGCGGCCGCCGACACCAGGGCCGAGCGCGCGACCCGCCGGGCGGCCGAGAACCACCTCGCGCTCGCCGACTCGTGGGGCGGATTCGAGCCCGACGGCCTGACAGCCGACGACCTCCTCGGGGAGTCGGCGGTCGTGGTGGACCTCTCGGGACTCGACGCCGCGCCCGCGAACGCGGTCCTGCGCGGGCTGGCTGGCGGTTTGTACGACCGGTGTGTCCGTGGGTCTCCCGACCGCCTCCCGTGGTTGCTGGTCGACGAGGTCCACGCCTTCTTCGACGGAGTCGCGGCCCCGGCGCTCCGGACCGCGTTGACTCGCGGCCGCCAGCCCGGCGTGAGTTTCGTCGGCGCGACCCAGCGTCCGAGCGCGCTCCCCGGCGTGGCCGTCTCGCAGGCCGACCTCCTGCTGGCCCACCGACTGACCTCCCGCGCCGACCTCGGCGCGCTCGCCGACGCGCGACCCACCTACGTCGCGTCGTCGCTCGACGAGCGCCTGCCCGACGCGCCCGGCGAGGTACTGCTGGTCGACGACGCGACCGAGAGCGTTCACGCGGTCCGGATTCGCGAGCGCGAGACGCCCCACGGCGGCGGGAGCTCGCGCGCGTCCGAGATCGGCTGA